The following proteins are encoded in a genomic region of Kosakonia oryzae:
- a CDS encoding YlaC family protein, whose amino-acid sequence MTEIQRLLTETIEEINQREKRDNRPRFSISFIRKHPGLFVGMYLAWLATLAVMLQSETLSGSVWLLIVLFVILNGFFFFDVYPRYHYEDIDVLDFRVCYNGEWYNTRFVPSGLINAILQSPRVEEESKTRLEKMVARKGELSFYDVFTLTRPESVQSIG is encoded by the coding sequence CAGCGCGAGAAACGGGATAACCGCCCGCGCTTCAGCATCAGTTTTATTCGCAAACACCCCGGCCTGTTTGTCGGCATGTATCTGGCCTGGCTTGCCACGCTGGCGGTGATGCTGCAGTCCGAAACCCTTTCCGGCTCCGTCTGGTTATTGATCGTGCTCTTCGTGATCCTGAACGGTTTCTTCTTTTTTGACGTTTATCCGCGCTACCACTACGAAGATATCGATGTACTCGACTTCCGGGTCTGCTATAACGGCGAGTGGTACAACACACGATTTGTTCCGTCAGGTTTGATTAACGCGATCCTGCAATCCCCGCGAGTCGAGGAAGAGAGCAAAACCCGGCTGGAAAAAATGGTCGCGCGTAAGGGCGAGCTCTCGTTTTACGACGTCTTCACCCTCACCCGCCCAGAGAGTGTTCAATCAATTGGTTAA